The sequence aataaaagagttaTGGTGATATGGACAACATGCCTAAATAATCTATCTTGAAGTTTCAACTgacagaaacaaagaaatataaGAATGTGAGGAAGGCGTCTAATCTCTCCTAAAGTCTCAACATGTGTCCCACTTAATCTATGTTTGGAATTGGAAGccaacaaaagagaagaaaagaaatatgtaGCTTCGTTGCCATTAAATAGGTGGAGGGGTTTTTATTGAAACCAAAGAGATAAATGTTGACACATGAAACCTACGGATCTAAATTTTCTAAATGGTGTtgtcgaaaaaaaaaaggaaatatgcCACATTATGGACTTGACCTAAGCGGAGACTTAGGGAGACATATGTCCTCAAAATTTGGACCAAGTCTGATTCGCCATTTGTCAAATATCTTTGGGTTGTTGGGAGACCAGATAACTGTTTTTCTATACAAAAAATATGGATatagttttccttcatcatatGGTGAAGTTCACCACACCATCCTAGGTTCACAAACCCCAATAGGATTTTAGTTCATTTCCTAACAAAACCCTCATGCTACCGGATGTGTGCATTCAAAGGAGAATGGATGCACTCCTTGTAGGATCACCAGCAGCGGATCTAATCTCCATATAAAGTATCCTGTAGAATCTTTTTGATTAGGTAAAGTATGGAAAATgtttgaaaaatagaaaatatgaaagTTTTATTAACAACATGGTTCACATTACAGGTTCACCATGTCACCATGAGTGTTTTTAGCCTTCAAGGTGGTCCTTACTAATTTACATGACGGGATTCCCCGTGCTCCATGCTACTCAGGATCAGATCCGTTAGAAATATGATTTTGCCATTTTGCATGCTTCAATACCTATAAATTACTTAGAAGAAGTCAATATAGCAAGGCTTGATTTTGTTTGAATATGAGGAAGTTTGAAACCATAGACTGACCATACCAGCCGTCATTAATCCCCTGAAAGAGCAAAAGCAAAAAGCTTAAAATGGTTTGTTATGGGAGATGGGTTGGTGGGTAGATCTGAAGTGTAGTCTCTATTTGGCGAGTCAACAAACCTTCAACAGTGGATGGCTTGACCAGTTTCTCTTTATAAACCTGTCTCTGTtgttcctcttttcttcttaggCAACCATCTCAGCTTTGCTCTTGTGAGTTTTTCTCTGCTCTCACCCCTTATATgtctgtttctttatttttttagcttTCTAAACTAAAAATTTCtgttgggttttcttctatGGCTATAGATTTTCAAGGCTTAATAAATTTGATAATGGGGAGAAAGGAAGTGATTTAGAGATACCCAGATTGTAGTTTTTCTTTCTGCTCAATGAAACAGTTCCATCACTGGCCTAACATATTACCTCTCACAGTGAAAGATTAAGATGCTGGAGTATTGTGGTTTTAATTCAGTTTCTTATGCAggtttgatttttggttttagaATAGTGTACCTATTTCAATGGCACAAGGTCTGGTaaacccaggggaggaggtatTTTCTATgtggtttccttttatagtaATGGTAAATAGATGTCTCTGGTGGAAAAAGCTTGTTTGATTACTGAATGGTTTGGTTACTACCCTTTAGGTGGTTCTTGTTGAAGAAGTAAACCATGTGAGATTACTCACCTTGAATCGACCTCGTCAACTTAATGTCATTTCTTGGAACATGGTATGCCTAATTAATTCACCAATTCTTTCATTTCCTAAACCAATATTGGAAACCAATTAATCTTTTAGTAATCAATTCCTCTCATTGTGTTTAGCTTTCTCTGCTAACTAAGTATCTAGAGATGTGGGAGAAGGATGATCATGCAGAGCTTATCCTATTCAAGGCTAGTATTATTACTTCCCATCACAATTCAGTAGCTGGGTTTGCTTTCCTTGCTCTGTTAATTCATGATTTACTTACTTTTGTCTTACATTTTCTCATGTTGCTCATGAATCTTATCTAGGGTGCTGGACGTGCTTTTTCTGCCGGTGGTGATTTAAAAATGTTCTATGATGGGAGGAAGATAGGTAAGTGTGGATCACATAAAAGTTTATTCTTTTCAGTTTCAAGCTGATTGATGCTCTTTTCCTCAGAATCTACTGCTATTTGAAAATTGTTAATAGAATCTTTGTCATGTCTATTTGGACAATAAGTAACTCATGAATTGTCTTTTGCCAGAGGATTCCTGCCTAGAAGTTGCATATAGAATGTATTGGCTGTGTTATCACCAGTTCATTTATAAGAAAACGCGGGTATGAGGCTTGACCTGGTGAACAGAAATGATGTTTCTTCTGTTTTCTAAATTATGTGTGGTAGAAATTTTAAATTCCTCGTGTAAAGTTATTTCTAGGTGGCTCTTGTTCATGGAATATGCATGGGTGGAGGTGCATCTCTTATGGTTCCGATGCAATTCTCAGTTGTCACGGATAAAACTGTATGTATTTGACATTGTTTGAGATAATGCTATATACCAAAACATATGTGTTTCTGTTACTGGAACAAGGAATTTGTATACTACAGATTTCTGAAATTTCCTTTTGCTTCATAGATTTTTGCCATGCCTGAAGCTAGGATTGGGTTCTACACAGACTGCAGTTTCACATACACTCTTCCACGTCTCCACGGGTATTTGGGTAAGCTTGTAATTTGTAAGCAAAATGACATAATTCAGGTAGATTTCGATATGTGAAAGTGGTTTTCTTATCCACACTTATGGGAGGAATAACCAGAAACACTCAATTTTGGAACAGAACGTTTTTTCATGATTCTCTCCCTGCAACTAATATGTCAAATGCAATTTCACAGGGGAATACATGGCCTTAACAGGTGCTAGATTAAATGGGAAGGAATTGATTGCAACTGGTCTGGCAACCCACTTTGTTCCTTCTGAGGTGAGATTAAGCCTTTGTGTGTTTCTTGTTTCCTTCTCTTCAATCTTGACTTTGGAAAAAATTGAATTACTGGTTTCTCCACATACTCTCATTGATGGATTTATGACTATCCTTTCAcatattaattattttctttccatggGTAGATTTAGAGAAGGCATATTAAAGATTACAACTTCCATACTCTACAAATGTCAATCATTTCCAAGTCTTCAACTATAACATGTACTCAATTTATATCCTTTTGAGGTCATTGCCAACCTGGTTTTGTGAAAATTGTTACCTGCTCAATtatgttgaagagattcataTTGTTTTGTGCAGCTAAGCTTTCTCTAACATATAGCAGAACCTAGACAGGCAATAAGTAATTGGACACAACATGTACAATCACTTATTCAATTTGTAGAAACTGTATTTTAGATTTGTAACACCCTGAAACTGGTAATCCTTACAGATATTGGAGAGGATGCTGGTCTTGATATGCTCTGTTTTCTTGTGAAGACAGAAGTATGTGCAATCTAAACCCATTCTCATCAACAGTATAACGGAGCCGATATAGACTTACTGAATGCCTATATTTCCACAAAATTGTACAAACTTGGCAATATCTGAATTTGTAAGATGTATGGCATTGAGGTGGAGAGTTGAAGAATTAACTGCTTCCTCCTTTTCCAGTAGACAAAAAATTTGCATAGGAATGAAAGCACAAATACCTGCTGGAGAGAAGCCACTGGTACATCTCTGACCCAATACACATCAATTTATACACAAGGTTCCAGAGTATATGGAGACAAATGTAGGGAAAAAAGTGTATAGATTTCCTGGATGCTACCAAGGAACCcataaaatagaaatcaaatgaACAGATTTAAGGCCCCAAATAGAGAAGGGGAAACATCCAACAACATTCTGATGCCATGTAGCATGATGGAGTTTCTCAGCCTTAGTTGGATGAAGCTCACATTGGAACTGATGTATGGTATATAAAATATATGCACTTGAGACATTGTCAtctatcttttgttttgaaatcATTTATACTGCTTGCATGCATGAACATTCAAATTACTAACATATTATGGCATTTTTTGAGACAGAAATTTCTTCAGCTGGAGAAGCGTTTGATTAGTTTAAACTCTGGTGATTATGATGCGGTTAAATCAATAATTGAGGAATTCTCCATTGATGTTCAACCCGATGAAGATAGTTTCTTACACAAGTATTAATACTGAACTGATAAAGAATGTATTTTCTGCTTTGGAGGAGAGGATCAGTGCCATTGGAATTACACTTTTTGTGGTTTTTTTCTCCAGGCAGTCAATAATTGACAAATGCTTCTGCAAGGATTCTGTTGAGGAAATTATAAAATCATTTGTGAGTTTCTGTTGTCACTTACTGGTAGATGTGTCAaagagaatctctctctctctctctctctctctctctctctctctctcttctccttattttcctctctttttatgTTGCATCATTCATGGCACTTGTCATGAATTTAATCTTGTGGGGGGTTGGGCCTTTGGTTAGTTGTTAACATACAAGGATGGGTTTTGGGGTATTAACCTCTCCAGACTTATATCCACCAATTGATCAACTACCCTTGAATTGATCAACTGATCAGTACAAGGATGGTTTTTGAGGCTGTTGGAGTTTTGTTCTATTTCCTGTATCGAACTGTATGGTTTTCATAGTCTCAGATCTATCTTTTGCTGTTCAGGAAACAGAAGGAAACATGAAGGGAAATGAATGGATAGGTCCAGTGCTCAAGGGTTTGAAAAGATCTTCTCCCACAGGATTGAAAATAACTTTGAGATCGGTATTGCTTGCTACCTCCTTCCTTACTggcattttttttcaatttcagttttgaaCTTTGGACAGTCCATTTTTTCTTGACCCAAGAAATTGTGATTTTCTATATGGGAAATACATCATTTCTTGGGTCCTTTTCTTGCAAATTCCAGCCTCCACATCTTCAGTTCCATTTCTTCATTCTTTCCAGATTCGAGAGGGAAGGAATCAAACCTTGCCTGAATGTTTGAAGAGAGAATTTAGAGTCACAGTTAACATATTGAGAGGCAAGATATCTGGTGATGTCTATGAGGTAATAAATATAATTATTGGTATTATCAGAAAAAGGAATATAGCAAATCTGTAACTTATTGTGGCAATACATGTTACTCTGCTGCAAAGATTAATGGATCCTTCTTGTTTTTGTTCTGAAAAGGGTATCAGATCTCTAACCATTGACAAAGATAATTCTCCaaaggtactctctctctctctctctctctctctctctcgctctctctacCTATACATGTAATATTGTGTAAAATATTGTAGTGGGATCCGGCAACTCTTGATAAAGTTACTAGAGAGAAAGTTGACTTAGTCTTCCAGCCATTTAAAGAAGAACTAGAGCTCCAGATTCCAGCCAATGAAGAGTGCAGGTCAGTATTGGTAAGAGGTTCCATTTACTCTTCCTTCACTCTTTTTTGCTTCATCTATTAACTTCTCTGGTTTTGAACAGGTGGGATGGAAAGTATGAGAATACAGCCTATCCAAGCTTAAAGGCAACAGCTTAACCAAATAATCTCAACTTCTCAACAGCCATGGATTCCCATATTTACTTCCCCTGTTTGTATGTTGATTGATTTTTTGAAGATGCAGGCATGTATTTGATGTTCCAATAGTAAAATATTTTCATTCTAATGGGCAGAAAGGTTCATAAAAGCAGAGGCTGCAAatataattttccctttattttttgtttatttactgTCCAAGAAGTATCTAATGGGAAGGTAGATCTTGAAGAACTAGAAAAGCTAGACAAAAATTGAGTGGATTAAGAAAGATCTtatccaaacaaaaaaagattaaaaaaaaaagagaaaaacttgtTTCAAATGGCTGAGATGATGGATCAAGAAACTCAAATCTGTGTTTTGAAGATGCAGAAAATATCCATGGCATATGCATAAGAGATTCTTAAGGGAGTAGGGATGacttttagtcccacatcgacaaggaatacattattaaaaaaagtgTCTATGACACTGTATATTGTTTTAGCCACTGGACTAAGTGACTGGGCCAAGTTCACTTGAACCGTAGCCCTAAAGCCCCAGGGCCCATTACCACAGATAaaggtgtcaatcagtcgggtCTGGGCAGGTTTATATCTTCGatccatgacctacctatttaaggaatgagtcggtctcATGTCGGGCTCGATTGGGTTGTGGTCTTTAATCGGACCTTAAATGGGTAATATACTAATAAAGCCTGAAACGGTCTTTACTtctcttagatttaagatactttaatttgtttaaaCGGTCCGGCTAAATGTGTCGATTcgagtcgggcttgtaaatggaTTGGGCCGGTCAAGAGGCCCATCAGGCTTACCGCTTACACCGCGTACTACCTCTTTATAGACGGGTCAAGCTTaggcccgacatgtttattaatcgagCATGTCCAAGTCAGGTTATAAATGTGTCAAACTCGATTAGACCTACCGAGGTGGGCTtctaattgacacccttagccaCAGAGGTGCCAGCCTTTGAAACAAGAAAACTTTGACTAGTTGAAATATGTTCCGCCCGGAGCGAATTATGTTATCTGTACCACCATTAGTGTGGTGTATAAAGTGTGAAACCTTCTCTCTTTTCCATTAAATATCTATAGGCACGCAATCACATTTTATGTCTCCGAATTCAACTATGAACCTTTTCtatggttttgaattttttttcaaagctttattttatCGTCACTTTGGTTGATATAAAAGACTTATTCGGAGATTCTCTTTGAGGCTATGTTTGGCACATAAAGCACTGAAATACAATATCTTTTATGGCAGAGGTTTTTCCCAAAATGTCAAGTGAGAAATCACACCAATGTGAGGTTTCTGCAATAATGCCTATATTTTGCATGAGAAGATAGAAAATAAGTATAGATCCCACGGCTCTTTATATGAGACTCTGAATAAATCTGCGTCAACCTACATTTTCTTAAGTGAATGAAACACTATTTAAATCATCCTCATTTACATTTTAATGTCCGACTTGTATTAAATGAGAAGATGAGAGATGTTTGCCTTCATTaaatttctcttttaataaaatagagaaaaatatgaaaggaagtctttgaagtttgaaccatccaaggaagtaaaataaaatagagaaaaatatgaaaggAAATATTCACCCCATCCATTAAGCCATATGGTATGTATTTGAGCCATCCAGGAAAGTCTTGCTGAACCATCCAGTAGAACCTCCCAATTTAattaaatagagaaaaatatgaaaggAACTATACCCCAAATACTCATAGAATTTGAAGAA is a genomic window of Macadamia integrifolia cultivar HAES 741 chromosome 13, SCU_Mint_v3, whole genome shotgun sequence containing:
- the LOC122060231 gene encoding 3-hydroxyisobutyryl-CoA hydrolase-like protein 5, whose translation is MAQGLVNPGEEVVLVEEVNHVRLLTLNRPRQLNVISWNMLSLLTKYLEMWEKDDHAELILFKGAGRAFSAGGDLKMFYDGRKIEDSCLEVAYRMYWLCYHQFIYKKTRVALVHGICMGGGASLMVPMQFSVVTDKTIFAMPEARIGFYTDCSFTYTLPRLHGYLGEYMALTGARLNGKELIATGLATHFVPSEKFLQLEKRLISLNSGDYDAVKSIIEEFSIDVQPDEDSFLHKQSIIDKCFCKDSVEEIIKSFETEGNMKGNEWIGPVLKGLKRSSPTGLKITLRSIREGRNQTLPECLKREFRVTVNILRGKISGDVYEGIRSLTIDKDNSPKWDPATLDKVTREKVDLVFQPFKEELELQIPANEECRWDGKYENTAYPSLKATA